The Globicephala melas chromosome 20, mGloMel1.2, whole genome shotgun sequence genome contains a region encoding:
- the CORO6 gene encoding coronin-6 isoform X2, giving the protein MSRRVVRQSKFRHVFGQAAKADQAYEDIRVSKVTWDSSFCAVNPKFLAIIVEAGGGGAFIVLPLAKTGRVDKNYPLVTGHTAPVLDIDWCPHNDNVIASASDDTTIMVWQIPDYTPMRNITEPILTLEGHSKRVGILSWHPTARNVLLSAGGDNVIIIWNVGTGEVLLSLDDIHPDVIHSVCWNSNGRLLATTCKDKTLRIIDPRKGQVVAERFAAHEGMRPMRAVFTRQGHIFTTGFTRMSQRELGLWDPVTQLDAWVLLRRLKEPTLAPPPGDAESLGVVCGDCMRRCRGYRCGGPRVVYRCGVCSSLHQSCLGNAWVLGRARSVKELQGIQSGTASGTGLVTPPVLGQNNFEEPVALQEMDTSNGVLLPFYDPDSSIVYLCGKGDSSIRYFEITEEPPFVHYLNTFSSKEPQRGMGFMPKRGLDVSKCEIARFYKLHERKCEPIIMTVPRKSDLFQDDLYPDTPGPEPALEADEWLSGQDAEPVLISLRDGYMPPKHRELRVTKRNILDVRPPPGPRRSQSASDAPLSQHTLETLLEEIKALREQVQAQEQRITSLENMLCELVDGTD; this is encoded by the exons ATGAGCCGGCGCGTGGTTCGGCAGAGCAAGTTCCGCCATGTGTTTGGACAGGCGGCAAAGGCTGACCAGGCCTACGAGGACATCCgtgtgtccaaggtcacatgggaCAGCTCCTTCTGTGCCGTCAACCCCAAATTCCTGGCCATTATTGtggaggctggaggtggaggtGCCTTCATCGTCCTGCCTCTGGCCAAG ACAGGGCGAGTGGATAAGAACTACCCACTGGTCACTGGGCACACTGCCCCTGTGCTGGACATCGACTGGTGCCCACACAATGACAACGTCATCGCCAGTGCCTCAGATGACACCACCATCATG GTGTGGCAGATTCCAGACTATACCCCTATGCGCAACATTACAGAACCCATCCTCACACTCGAGGGCCACTCCAAACGTGTGGGCATCCTCTCCTGGCACCCCACTGCCCGGAATGTCCTGCTCAGTGCAG GTGGTGACAATGTGATCATCATCTGGAACGTGGGCACTGGGGAGGTGCTTCTGAGTCTAGACGACATACACCCGGACGTCATCCACAGCGTGTGCTGGAACAGCAACGGGAGGCTGCTAGCCACCACCTGCAAGGACAAGACCCTGCGCATCATCGACCCCCGCAAGGGCCAGGTGGTGGCG gagaggTTTGCGGCCCACGAGGGAATGAGGCCCATGAGGGCCGTCTTCACGCGCCAGGGTCATATCTTCACCACGGGCTTCACCCGCATGAGCCAGCGAGAGCTGGGCCTGTGGGACCCGGTAACGCAGCTGGACGCTTGGG TTTTGCTGCGTCGCCTGAAGGAGCCCACGCTGGCGCCCCCGCCTGGTGATGCCGAGTCCCTGGGGGTGGTTTGCGGTGACTGCATGCGGCGGTGCAGGGGATATAGGTGCGGGGGACCGAGAGTGGTGTACAGGTGTGGGGTCTGCAGCTCTCTTCACCAGAGTTGCCTTGGGAATGCGTGGGTTTTGGGGAGGGCACGAAGCGTAAAGGAGCTTCAGGGGATCCAGAGCGGCACGGCGAGCGGGACAGGGCTGGTCACGCCTCCTGTGCTCGGGCAGAACAACTTCGAGGAGCCAGTGGCACTGCAGGAGATGGACACAAGCAACGGGGTCCTACTGCCCTTCTACGATCCCGACTCCAGCATCGTCTACCTGTGTGGCAAG GGCGACAGCAGCATTCGGTACTTTGAGATTACCGAGGAACCACCTTTCGTGCATTACCTGAACACGTTCAGCAGCAAGGAGCCGCAGAGGGGCATGGGCTTCATGCCCAAGCGGGGACTGGACGTCAGCAAGTGCGAGATTGCACG GTTCTACAAGTTGCACGAAAGAAAGTGTGAACCCATCATCATGACTGTGCCCCGCAAG TCAGACCTGTTCCAAGACGACCTTTACCCAGATACGCCAGGCCCCGAACCGGCCCTAGAAGCGGATGAATGGCTATCCGGCCAGGACGCCGAACCCGTGCTCATCTCGTTGAGGGACGGTTACATGCCCCCCAAGCACCGCGAGCTGCGGGTCACCAAGCGCAACATCCTGGACGTGCGCCCGCCACCCGGCCCCCGCCGCAGCCAGTCAGCCAGCGACGCCCCCTTATCG CAGCACACCCTGGAGACGCTGCTGGAGGAGATCAAGGCCCTGCGCGAGCAGGTGCAGGCCCAGGAGCAGCGCATTACGTCTTTGGAGAACATGCTGTGCGAGCTGGTGGACGGCACGGACTAG
- the CORO6 gene encoding coronin-6 isoform X1, producing MSRRVVRQSKFRHVFGQAAKADQAYEDIRVSKVTWDSSFCAVNPKFLAIIVEAGGGGAFIVLPLAKTGRVDKNYPLVTGHTAPVLDIDWCPHNDNVIASASDDTTIMVWQIPDYTPMRNITEPILTLEGHSKRVGILSWHPTARNVLLSAGGDNVIIIWNVGTGEVLLSLDDIHPDVIHSVCWNSNGRLLATTCKDKTLRIIDPRKGQVVAERARPHEGARPLRAVFTADGKLLSTGFSRMSERQLALWDPERFAAHEGMRPMRAVFTRQGHIFTTGFTRMSQRELGLWDPVTQLDAWVLLRRLKEPTLAPPPGDAESLGVVCGDCMRRCRGYRCGGPRVVYRCGVCSSLHQSCLGNAWVLGRARSVKELQGIQSGTASGTGLVTPPVLGQNNFEEPVALQEMDTSNGVLLPFYDPDSSIVYLCGKGDSSIRYFEITEEPPFVHYLNTFSSKEPQRGMGFMPKRGLDVSKCEIARFYKLHERKCEPIIMTVPRKSDLFQDDLYPDTPGPEPALEADEWLSGQDAEPVLISLRDGYMPPKHRELRVTKRNILDVRPPPGPRRSQSASDAPLSQHTLETLLEEIKALREQVQAQEQRITSLENMLCELVDGTD from the exons ATGAGCCGGCGCGTGGTTCGGCAGAGCAAGTTCCGCCATGTGTTTGGACAGGCGGCAAAGGCTGACCAGGCCTACGAGGACATCCgtgtgtccaaggtcacatgggaCAGCTCCTTCTGTGCCGTCAACCCCAAATTCCTGGCCATTATTGtggaggctggaggtggaggtGCCTTCATCGTCCTGCCTCTGGCCAAG ACAGGGCGAGTGGATAAGAACTACCCACTGGTCACTGGGCACACTGCCCCTGTGCTGGACATCGACTGGTGCCCACACAATGACAACGTCATCGCCAGTGCCTCAGATGACACCACCATCATG GTGTGGCAGATTCCAGACTATACCCCTATGCGCAACATTACAGAACCCATCCTCACACTCGAGGGCCACTCCAAACGTGTGGGCATCCTCTCCTGGCACCCCACTGCCCGGAATGTCCTGCTCAGTGCAG GTGGTGACAATGTGATCATCATCTGGAACGTGGGCACTGGGGAGGTGCTTCTGAGTCTAGACGACATACACCCGGACGTCATCCACAGCGTGTGCTGGAACAGCAACGGGAGGCTGCTAGCCACCACCTGCAAGGACAAGACCCTGCGCATCATCGACCCCCGCAAGGGCCAGGTGGTGGCG GAGCGAGCCCGGCCTCACGAGGGCGCCCGCCCGCTGCGGGCCGTCTTCACCGCAGACGGGAAGCTACTCAGCACCGGCTTCAGCAGGATGAGTGAGCGGCAACTCGCGCTCTGGGACCCG gagaggTTTGCGGCCCACGAGGGAATGAGGCCCATGAGGGCCGTCTTCACGCGCCAGGGTCATATCTTCACCACGGGCTTCACCCGCATGAGCCAGCGAGAGCTGGGCCTGTGGGACCCGGTAACGCAGCTGGACGCTTGGG TTTTGCTGCGTCGCCTGAAGGAGCCCACGCTGGCGCCCCCGCCTGGTGATGCCGAGTCCCTGGGGGTGGTTTGCGGTGACTGCATGCGGCGGTGCAGGGGATATAGGTGCGGGGGACCGAGAGTGGTGTACAGGTGTGGGGTCTGCAGCTCTCTTCACCAGAGTTGCCTTGGGAATGCGTGGGTTTTGGGGAGGGCACGAAGCGTAAAGGAGCTTCAGGGGATCCAGAGCGGCACGGCGAGCGGGACAGGGCTGGTCACGCCTCCTGTGCTCGGGCAGAACAACTTCGAGGAGCCAGTGGCACTGCAGGAGATGGACACAAGCAACGGGGTCCTACTGCCCTTCTACGATCCCGACTCCAGCATCGTCTACCTGTGTGGCAAG GGCGACAGCAGCATTCGGTACTTTGAGATTACCGAGGAACCACCTTTCGTGCATTACCTGAACACGTTCAGCAGCAAGGAGCCGCAGAGGGGCATGGGCTTCATGCCCAAGCGGGGACTGGACGTCAGCAAGTGCGAGATTGCACG GTTCTACAAGTTGCACGAAAGAAAGTGTGAACCCATCATCATGACTGTGCCCCGCAAG TCAGACCTGTTCCAAGACGACCTTTACCCAGATACGCCAGGCCCCGAACCGGCCCTAGAAGCGGATGAATGGCTATCCGGCCAGGACGCCGAACCCGTGCTCATCTCGTTGAGGGACGGTTACATGCCCCCCAAGCACCGCGAGCTGCGGGTCACCAAGCGCAACATCCTGGACGTGCGCCCGCCACCCGGCCCCCGCCGCAGCCAGTCAGCCAGCGACGCCCCCTTATCG CAGCACACCCTGGAGACGCTGCTGGAGGAGATCAAGGCCCTGCGCGAGCAGGTGCAGGCCCAGGAGCAGCGCATTACGTCTTTGGAGAACATGCTGTGCGAGCTGGTGGACGGCACGGACTAG
- the CORO6 gene encoding coronin-6 isoform X4: MSRRVVRQSKFRHVFGQAAKADQAYEDIRVSKVTWDSSFCAVNPKFLAIIVEAGGGGAFIVLPLAKTGRVDKNYPLVTGHTAPVLDIDWCPHNDNVIASASDDTTIMVWQIPDYTPMRNITEPILTLEGHSKRVGILSWHPTARNVLLSAGGDNVIIIWNVGTGEVLLSLDDIHPDVIHSVCWNSNGRLLATTCKDKTLRIIDPRKGQVVAERARPHEGARPLRAVFTADGKLLSTGFSRMSERQLALWDPNNFEEPVALQEMDTSNGVLLPFYDPDSSIVYLCGKGDSSIRYFEITEEPPFVHYLNTFSSKEPQRGMGFMPKRGLDVSKCEIARFYKLHERKCEPIIMTVPRKSDLFQDDLYPDTPGPEPALEADEWLSGQDAEPVLISLRDGYMPPKHRELRVTKRNILDVRPPPGPRRSQSASDAPLSQHTLETLLEEIKALREQVQAQEQRITSLENMLCELVDGTD; this comes from the exons ATGAGCCGGCGCGTGGTTCGGCAGAGCAAGTTCCGCCATGTGTTTGGACAGGCGGCAAAGGCTGACCAGGCCTACGAGGACATCCgtgtgtccaaggtcacatgggaCAGCTCCTTCTGTGCCGTCAACCCCAAATTCCTGGCCATTATTGtggaggctggaggtggaggtGCCTTCATCGTCCTGCCTCTGGCCAAG ACAGGGCGAGTGGATAAGAACTACCCACTGGTCACTGGGCACACTGCCCCTGTGCTGGACATCGACTGGTGCCCACACAATGACAACGTCATCGCCAGTGCCTCAGATGACACCACCATCATG GTGTGGCAGATTCCAGACTATACCCCTATGCGCAACATTACAGAACCCATCCTCACACTCGAGGGCCACTCCAAACGTGTGGGCATCCTCTCCTGGCACCCCACTGCCCGGAATGTCCTGCTCAGTGCAG GTGGTGACAATGTGATCATCATCTGGAACGTGGGCACTGGGGAGGTGCTTCTGAGTCTAGACGACATACACCCGGACGTCATCCACAGCGTGTGCTGGAACAGCAACGGGAGGCTGCTAGCCACCACCTGCAAGGACAAGACCCTGCGCATCATCGACCCCCGCAAGGGCCAGGTGGTGGCG GAGCGAGCCCGGCCTCACGAGGGCGCCCGCCCGCTGCGGGCCGTCTTCACCGCAGACGGGAAGCTACTCAGCACCGGCTTCAGCAGGATGAGTGAGCGGCAACTCGCGCTCTGGGACCCG AACAACTTCGAGGAGCCAGTGGCACTGCAGGAGATGGACACAAGCAACGGGGTCCTACTGCCCTTCTACGATCCCGACTCCAGCATCGTCTACCTGTGTGGCAAG GGCGACAGCAGCATTCGGTACTTTGAGATTACCGAGGAACCACCTTTCGTGCATTACCTGAACACGTTCAGCAGCAAGGAGCCGCAGAGGGGCATGGGCTTCATGCCCAAGCGGGGACTGGACGTCAGCAAGTGCGAGATTGCACG GTTCTACAAGTTGCACGAAAGAAAGTGTGAACCCATCATCATGACTGTGCCCCGCAAG TCAGACCTGTTCCAAGACGACCTTTACCCAGATACGCCAGGCCCCGAACCGGCCCTAGAAGCGGATGAATGGCTATCCGGCCAGGACGCCGAACCCGTGCTCATCTCGTTGAGGGACGGTTACATGCCCCCCAAGCACCGCGAGCTGCGGGTCACCAAGCGCAACATCCTGGACGTGCGCCCGCCACCCGGCCCCCGCCGCAGCCAGTCAGCCAGCGACGCCCCCTTATCG CAGCACACCCTGGAGACGCTGCTGGAGGAGATCAAGGCCCTGCGCGAGCAGGTGCAGGCCCAGGAGCAGCGCATTACGTCTTTGGAGAACATGCTGTGCGAGCTGGTGGACGGCACGGACTAG
- the CORO6 gene encoding coronin-6 isoform X3: MSRRVVRQSKFRHVFGQAAKADQAYEDIRVSKVTWDSSFCAVNPKFLAIIVEAGGGGAFIVLPLAKTGRVDKNYPLVTGHTAPVLDIDWCPHNDNVIASASDDTTIMVWQIPDYTPMRNITEPILTLEGHSKRVGILSWHPTARNVLLSAGGDNVIIIWNVGTGEVLLSLDDIHPDVIHSVCWNSNGRLLATTCKDKTLRIIDPRKGQVVAERARPHEGARPLRAVFTADGKLLSTGFSRMSERQLALWDPERFAAHEGMRPMRAVFTRQGHIFTTGFTRMSQRELGLWDPVTQLDAWVLLRRLKEPTLAPPPGDAESLGVVCGDCMRRCRGYRCGGPRVVYRCGVCSSLHQSCLGNAWVLGRARSVKELQGIQSGTASGTGLVTPPVLGQNNFEEPVALQEMDTSNGVLLPFYDPDSSIVYLCGKGDSSIRYFEITEEPPFVHYLNTFSSKEPQRGMGFMPKRGLDVSKCEIARFYKLHERKCEPIIMTVPRKTCSKTTFTQIRQAPNRP, from the exons ATGAGCCGGCGCGTGGTTCGGCAGAGCAAGTTCCGCCATGTGTTTGGACAGGCGGCAAAGGCTGACCAGGCCTACGAGGACATCCgtgtgtccaaggtcacatgggaCAGCTCCTTCTGTGCCGTCAACCCCAAATTCCTGGCCATTATTGtggaggctggaggtggaggtGCCTTCATCGTCCTGCCTCTGGCCAAG ACAGGGCGAGTGGATAAGAACTACCCACTGGTCACTGGGCACACTGCCCCTGTGCTGGACATCGACTGGTGCCCACACAATGACAACGTCATCGCCAGTGCCTCAGATGACACCACCATCATG GTGTGGCAGATTCCAGACTATACCCCTATGCGCAACATTACAGAACCCATCCTCACACTCGAGGGCCACTCCAAACGTGTGGGCATCCTCTCCTGGCACCCCACTGCCCGGAATGTCCTGCTCAGTGCAG GTGGTGACAATGTGATCATCATCTGGAACGTGGGCACTGGGGAGGTGCTTCTGAGTCTAGACGACATACACCCGGACGTCATCCACAGCGTGTGCTGGAACAGCAACGGGAGGCTGCTAGCCACCACCTGCAAGGACAAGACCCTGCGCATCATCGACCCCCGCAAGGGCCAGGTGGTGGCG GAGCGAGCCCGGCCTCACGAGGGCGCCCGCCCGCTGCGGGCCGTCTTCACCGCAGACGGGAAGCTACTCAGCACCGGCTTCAGCAGGATGAGTGAGCGGCAACTCGCGCTCTGGGACCCG gagaggTTTGCGGCCCACGAGGGAATGAGGCCCATGAGGGCCGTCTTCACGCGCCAGGGTCATATCTTCACCACGGGCTTCACCCGCATGAGCCAGCGAGAGCTGGGCCTGTGGGACCCGGTAACGCAGCTGGACGCTTGGG TTTTGCTGCGTCGCCTGAAGGAGCCCACGCTGGCGCCCCCGCCTGGTGATGCCGAGTCCCTGGGGGTGGTTTGCGGTGACTGCATGCGGCGGTGCAGGGGATATAGGTGCGGGGGACCGAGAGTGGTGTACAGGTGTGGGGTCTGCAGCTCTCTTCACCAGAGTTGCCTTGGGAATGCGTGGGTTTTGGGGAGGGCACGAAGCGTAAAGGAGCTTCAGGGGATCCAGAGCGGCACGGCGAGCGGGACAGGGCTGGTCACGCCTCCTGTGCTCGGGCAGAACAACTTCGAGGAGCCAGTGGCACTGCAGGAGATGGACACAAGCAACGGGGTCCTACTGCCCTTCTACGATCCCGACTCCAGCATCGTCTACCTGTGTGGCAAG GGCGACAGCAGCATTCGGTACTTTGAGATTACCGAGGAACCACCTTTCGTGCATTACCTGAACACGTTCAGCAGCAAGGAGCCGCAGAGGGGCATGGGCTTCATGCCCAAGCGGGGACTGGACGTCAGCAAGTGCGAGATTGCACG GTTCTACAAGTTGCACGAAAGAAAGTGTGAACCCATCATCATGACTGTGCCCCGCAAG ACCTGTTCCAAGACGACCTTTACCCAGATACGCCAGGCCCCGAACCGGCCCTAG